From Cryptococcus neoformans var. neoformans B-3501A chromosome 6, whole genome shotgun sequence, the proteins below share one genomic window:
- a CDS encoding hypothetical protein (HMMPfam hit to GDA1_CD39, GDA1/CD39 (nucleoside phosphatase) family, score: 165.3, E(): 1.3e-46) yields MAPSVTPLTTHYALVIDAGSSGSRLQIYSWRDPDLERAEILQDVKNIERQGSSSSSRGGGRWWWDGEDGWKGKGKGKGKEMEEMALRRLVRVGKGVEGDDWMKRVEPGISTVDPENIPEYLAPLLTHALQHIPPSVHSSTPIYVLATAGMRLLPSQQRDAILQATCDTLRNDYPFLVPGPTEEGPCGENVRVIDGEEEGIWGWVAVNYLMDGFGHAPSPSSISNPGTSSSSSTNLLPLAPLASAPPDSSSSSITPVDIAHHSPTFGFLDMGGASTQLAFSPSASELLTSGFPLDKLRTVSLRLLSGEQVDWPVFVASWLGFGTNRARERYMTSLYEEWAAAHPSPSAQDLATPIPDPCLPKNLTITPSLSSQPPLIGTGSFPECLTSLHPLLEHSTPCPTSHCLFGGQPTPHIDFERHDQRGFIGISEYWYTMQHVLGVGGVWDWGEWEKGMKEFCGKEWGLIKGEMENGDWEDVNMDSTRLEMQCFKGAWISNVLHEGIGIPRLVDVGGNDTLTGGSLGDTNAEAERRAREKGLFEGSGQEQGKHHFQSMDQVGETAISWTLGKVVIEASKAVQPRSQEMEGWWMHHLNLGSMRLPLSLPIPKHLEGKLEDLGLSAVWVYAVVAFFLVGMLFSRSNRRRGVGSSGSGMGRRRKPSLSSPPLPARPWFTFPSFFSAPPADPSLSIEDGPDSSPTSSTSSASFSGSGTGGASGKSRIVPGRLRLWSLRISNTINKYLPPSLPFSLGNSNPRQRGGTRELWTGIGLGLPRARHNSMPMIGMGLNTSPGAGLLSPSGGGGYSQPGSPRPVSTPFFSSVAAPGIGGLNMGVGSLTPETVLTGISSATSVSPSPSLASTSSPPPPRSSLKSGKSGRPFKSRQNSNNLHPHHGPHGLHSVGEGIGLGGGGAGWNDPPLAMLSGPSSGPGPSGSGAADDGGVLTPTANGGLSNGALSRNSSRANLSELGLAQRSMSRTGTPGFD; encoded by the exons ATGGCACCATCCGTTACACCACTCACCACTCACTACGCCCTAGTCATCGACGCTGGCTCATCGGGTTCGCGATTACAGATATACTCGTGGCGAGATCCAGATTTGGAAAGAGCTGAGATTCTTCAGGATGTGAAGAACATTGAGAGACAAGGTTCGAGTTCGAGCTCCAGGGGAGGCGgtcggtggtggtgggatggagaagatggatggaaaggcaaagggaaaggaaaagggaaggagatggaggagatggctTTGAGAAGGTTGGTGAGAGTTGGCAAAGGggtggaaggagatgacTGGATGAAAAGAGTCGAGCCTG GTATATCCACCGTCGACCCCGAAAATATCCCAGAGTACCTCGCCCCGCTACTCACACATGCTCTTCAACACATCCCACCCTCGGTCCACTCCTCCACACCCATTTACGTCCTCGCCACAGCAGGCATGCGTCTCTTGCCTTCTCAGCAGCGCGATGCCATCTTACAAGCTACATGCGATACATTACGGAACGACTACCCGTTCCTTGTCCCTGGGCCGACCGAGGAAGGGCCGTGTGGTGAAAATGTAAGGGTGATtgatggggaggaagaaggtatCTGGGGTTGGGTAGCTGTGAATTATCTCATGGACGGTTTCGGTCATGccccttcgccttcatctATATCCAATCCCggaacatcatcatcgtctaGTACCAACCTGCTCCCTCTCGCCCCACTAGCTTCCGCCCCTCCagattcttcctcctcttccatcacgCCCGTCGACATTGCCCACCACTCCCCCACATTCGGCTTCCTCGACATGGGCGGCGCTTCCACTCAACTAGCCTTCTCCCCCTCTGCTTCCGAACTTCTTACTTCTGGTTTCCCACTCGACAAACTCCGGACAGTTAGTCTCAGATTACTTTCGGGCGAACAAGTCGATTGGCCGGTCTTTGTAGCGAGCTGGCTTGGGTTCGGGACGAACCGCGCTCGGGAACGGTATATGACTTCTCTTTACGAGGAATGGGCCGctgcccatccttccccttctgcGCAAGACCTAGCGACACCCATCCCGGACCCCTGTCTTCCCAAAAACCTCACCATCaccccttccctctcttctcaaccCCCTTTAATAGGAACCGGCTCATTCCCCGAGTGTCTCACCTcccttcaccctcttctcgaACATTCCACCCCTTGCCCCACCTCTCACTGCCTCTTCGGAGGCCAACCGACGCCTCACATTGATTTTGAACGGCACGATCAGAGAGGGTTCATAGGGATAAGTGAGTACTGGTATACGATGCAGCATGTGTTGGGGGTAGGAGGGGTATGGGATTGGGGAGAGTGGGAAaaggggatgaaggagttTTGTGGGAAAGAGTGGGGGTTAATTAAGGGTGAAATGGAGAACGGGGATTGGGAAGATGTTAAT ATGGACTCGACAAGATTAGAAATGCAATGTTTCAAAGGCGCCTGGATCTCCAACGTTTTACACGAAGGGATCGGTATCCCCCGATTAGTTGATGTAGGCGGGAACGATACACTCACCGGCGGATCGTTGGGCGATACGAACGCTGAAGCTGAACGCCGGGCCCGTGAAAAGGGTCTGTTCGAGGGGAGCGGGCAAGAACAAGGGAAACACCATTTCCAAAGTATGGACCAAGTTGGGGAAACAGCCATCTCTTGGACACTCGGTAAGGTCGTGATTGAAGCATCGAAAGCCGTCCAACCTCGATCGCAAGAAATGGAAGGGTGGTGGATGCATCATCTCAATCTCGGGTCCATGCGACTGCCGTTATCATTACCTATACCGAAACACTTAGAGGGAAAGCTTGAGGATCTAGGATTGAGTGCGGTGTGGGTTTATGCGGTGGTAGCGTTCTTTCTGGTGGGGATGCTCTTCTCTCGTTCTAATCGTCGGAGGGGGGTTGGTTCATCGGGGTCTGggatggggagaaggagaaaacCAAGTTTGTCGTCACCGCCTTTACCTGCACGACCGTGGTTcactttcccttctttcttctctgcccCCCCCGCCGATCCGAGCTTATCGATCGAAGACGGCCCAGACTCTTCCCCCACGTCATCCACGTCATCCGCCTCTTTCTCTGGCAGCGGCACCGGTGGTGCTAGTGGTAAATCACGTATCGTCCCCGGCCGACTCCGGCTTTGGTCCCTCCGTATCTCCAACACGATCAACAAATACCTTCCTCCCtcacttcctttttctcttggCAATTCGAACCCGAGACAGCGGGGGGGCACACGTGAGCTTTGGACAGGGATAGGGTTAGGATTACCGAGGGCGCGACATAATTCGATGCCCATGATCGGCATGGGACTGAATACTTCACCGGGGGCTGGCCTGCTCTCTCCAagtggcggtggtggttaCTCACAACCCGGCTCACCTCGTCCAGTCTCTACACCATTCTTCAGCTCCGTCGCTGCTCCAGGAATCGGTGGCCTCAATATGGGTGTAGGTAGTCTTACACCAGAAACAGTTCTTACAGGCATATCAAGCGCCACATCTGTCTCACCTTCTCCGAGCCTCGCATCTACTTCTTCGCCGCCTCCACCTAGGAGCAGTTTGAAATCTGGCAAGTCTGGTCGACCTTTCAAGTCGAGGCAGAATTCAAATAATTTGCATCCACACCATGGACCGCATGGGCTTCATTCCGTTGGGGAAGGTATAGGTTtaggagggggaggggcagGGTGGAATGATCCGCCTTTGGCCATGTTAAGCGGCCCCAGTTCGGGCCCAGGTCCAAGTGGG
- a CDS encoding hypothetical protein (Match to EST gb|CF185815.1|CF185815; HMMPfam hit to MA3, MA3 domain, score: 119.4, E(): 8.5e-33; HMMPfam hit to MIF4G, MIF4G domain, score: 152.4, E(): 9.9e-43), giving the protein MPRSLSRSVSPRPRSPSLSPPRPDSRSSRGRSLTPDDIPAYKRKRSPSPNPRDRPASPPTRRRRSQSPYRNSNRAEIDRPNVKDIDPNRRRARENALLEKQINMALADDGDADGTVATTKKSADEIARAEFAKLLGSRSGGAYIPPAKLRAMQAEAAKDKTSAEYQRISWDALKKSINGLINKVNISNIKHIVPELFGENLIRGRGLFARSVMRAQASSLPFTPVFAALVAIINTKLPQVGELVLIRLISQFRRAYKRNDKTVCHATSTFIAHLCNQYVAHEIVALQILLLCLDRPTDDSIEVAVGFMREVGQFLSENSPKANNTVFERFRAVLHEGQISKRCQYMIEVLFQVRKDKYKDNPAVPEGLDLVEEEEQITHRVTLDDELQVQESLNLFKADPNFVQNEERYNAIKREILGDSDDESGTESGSEYSESEDDEDEDVAPEKAGIQDMTETNLINLRRTIYLTIMNSLNFEEAVHKLMKVNIPEGREIELCNMVIECCSQERTYSNFYGLIGERFCKLHRIWTDAFQEAFQKYYDTIHRYETNKLRNIGRFFGHLLASDGISWAVLHVVHMNEEETTSSSRIFVKIVLQEMVEEMGINRVAERFRIPDLKPAFAGMFPMDNPKNARFSINYFTSIGMGKVTEDMREYLQNAPKLLAAQQAALAAAESSDSDTDSSSDISSSSDSDSDTDSDASSYSRRSRRRRYSSDSRSPPPQRRRYSSDSRSPSPPPRRRQYSDEPRSPSPPPRRRRYSDDSRSPSPPPRRRYSGDSRSPSPPPRRRYADDSRSPSPPPHRRRYSDDSRSPSPPPRRRRYSDNSRSPSPPPRRR; this is encoded by the exons ATGCCCcgctctctttctcgctCTGTCTCTCCCCGCCCCCGCTCTCCGTCCCTCTCGCCCCCTCGCCCAGACAGCCGCTCTTCACGTGGCAGGAGCTTGACTCCAGATGATATCCCGGCTTACAAGCGAAAGAG GTCCCCATCTCCCAATCCACGAGATCGTCCTGCATCCCCTCCTACTCGTCGACGACGCTCTCAGTCTCCGTATCGCAATTCTAACCGAGCAGAAATCGACAGGCCCAACGTCAAGGATATTGACCCTAACCGCCGACGTGCTCGAGAGAATGCTCTTTTGGAAAAACAAATAAACATGGCTCTGGCGGACGATGGCGATGCGGATGGGACGGTCGCAACGACTAAAAAATCGGCAGATGAGATTGCTAGGGCGGAATTTGCAAAGCTGCTTGGATCAAGGAGTGGTGGAGCGTACATCCCTCCGGCAAAGTTGAGGGCTATGCAAGCAGAGGCTGCCAAGGACAAGACGAGTGCAGAGTATCAGAGGATAAGCTGGGATgcgttgaagaagagtatcAATGGTTTGATCAACAAGGTCAACATCTCAAACATCAAGCACATTGTCCCCGAGCTGTTTGGCGAGAACCTCATTCGGGGTAGGGGTCTTTTCGCTAGGTCTGTCATGCGTGCACAAGCTTCATCGTTGCCGTTCACTCCGGTCTTTGCGGCTTTGGTTGCTATCATCAACACCAAATTGCCCCAAGTTGGCGAACTGGTATTGATTCGATTGATCAGTCAATTCAGACGAGCTTACAAAAGAAACGATAAG ACTGTTTGCCACGCCACTTCCACCTTCATCGCTCATCTTTGTAACCAATATGTCGCTCACGAAATCGTTGCCCTCCAAATACTCCTTTTGTGCCTCGATCGTCCCACTGACGACTCTATCGAAGTTGCCGTCGGGTTCATGCGTGAAGTCGGTCAATTCCTTTCCGAAAACTCTCCCAAAGCAAACAATACCGTCTTTGAACGATTTCGAGCCGTTTTGCACGAAGGCCAGATTAGCAAGAGGTGTCAATACATGATAGAAGTCTTGTTTCAAGTCAGGAAGGACAAGTATAAGGATAACCCCGCCGTTCCTGAGGGTTTGGACTTggtcgaggaggaggagcaaaTCACCCATAGGGTgactttggatgatgaattGCAGGTGCAAGAGAGTTTGA ACTTGTTCAAGGCCGATCCTAACTTTGTCCAAAACGAAGAACGTTATAATGCAATTAAGCGTGAGATTCTGGGTGATTCTGATGATGAGTCTGGTACCGAATCAGGCAGTGAATATTCCGAATctgaagacgatgaagatgaggatgttgccCCAGAAAAGGCTGGAATTCAGGATATGACGGAAACAAACTTGATCAATCTGAGAAGGACGATTTATTTGACCATCATGAACTCG CTCaattttgaagaagctgtaCACAAGCTCATGAAAGTGAACATACCCGAAGGCCGAGAG ATTGAGCTTTGTAATATGGTTATCGAATGTTGTTCCCAAGAACGAACATATTCCAACTTTTACGGTCTCATCGGCGAGAGATTCTGCAAGCTTCACCGAATTTGGACCGATGCATTCCAAGAAGCGTTTCAAAAGTATTACGATACCATTCATCGATATGAAACCAACAAGCTGCGTAACATTGGCCGTTTCTTTGGCCACCTTCTCGCATCCGACGGTATTTCATGGGCAGTTCTTCACGTCGTTCATATgaacgaggaagagaccacctcttccagccGTATCTTTGTTAAGATCGTGCTTCAAGAAATGGTCGAAGAGATGGGTATCAACCGTGTTGCCGAACGATTCCGCATTCCCGACCTCAAACCCGCGTTTGCCGGCATGTTCCCCATGGACAACCCCAAGAATGCCCGATTCTCTATCAACTACTTTACCTCTATCGGCATGGGCAAGGTTACCGAAGATATGAGAGAGTACCTCCAAAACGCTCCCAAGCTTTTGGCAGCTCAGCAGGCTGCATTGGCCGCTGCAGAATCGTCAGATTCCGATACGGATTCGAGCTCGGATatatcatcgtcttctGACAGCGATAGCGACACTGACTCGGACGCGAGTAGCTATTCGCGTCgttcgaggagaaggaggtaTAGTTCTGACTCACGTTCGCCACCTCCtcaaaggaggaggtatAGTTCAGACTCTCGCTCGCCTTCGCCCCCTCCCCGTCGAAGGCAGTACTCTGATGAACCCcgttccccttctccccctccccgccGAAGGAGATATTCTGATGACTCTCGttccccttctccgcctcctcgAAGGAGGTACTCGGGCGACTCCCGttccccttctccgcctcctcgAAGGAGGTACGCGGACGACTCTCGTTCCCCATCGCCCCCGCCCCATCGAAGGAGATATTCTGATGACTCTCGTTCCCCCTCgccacctcctcgtcgaAGGAGGTACTCGGACAACTCTCGttccccatctccacctccccgacgacgatga